One Chlorobaculum limnaeum genomic window carries:
- a CDS encoding calcium-binding protein produces the protein MLKNKGNGTFAPRVDYATGDGPWSAISADVDGDGDVDVLVSNPASDTVSVLKNYGDGWFDTKADYATGDRPLLLNIADLDSDGDSDMMVTNRDSDTASVLKNNGDGTFAAKVDYVTGDVPVSVTSADVDGDGDADMLVANYGSNTVSVLLNTSMPAETVALEQTAVPVSPGVLISDPDGDASWDGGTLQVQIWTSAEAGDTLSLPGENPGDGAIWFNAGALQLMAGDVQIGTGDAASVSNNALWTLTFNSNATNALVQEVARSMQFTNSSDDPGTDERVVRFTVTDNEGATAFTDQTLRVVAVNDAPTLTVFSDPVASTNEDTMVGISVGQLLAKGNEADVDGTVTGFMVKSVTSGTLRIGADAASATAWDAATNNLIDATHSAWWTPEVDNHGVLGAFTVVVKDNDGLESSTPVQVTVDVLNAITGTGGNDKLFGEDGNDLLDGGTGADWMEGGAGDDVYVVDNTKDVVKELAGAGTDTVQASVTYKMPSNIENLTLTGGESISGKGNAGANVITGNDADNLMDGATGADTIDGCGGNDTIKGGLGVDQMTGGAGNDTFIFDYLAVSESGIIMTSHDIITDFVSGEDLLDLSAVDANVATPGNQVFGSLVISATNPFTAPGQLWFDNATGLLSGNTDSNLMTAEITIQLVGVTSLVVDDIVF, from the coding sequence GTGCTGAAGAATAAGGGGAACGGCACCTTTGCTCCAAGGGTCGATTATGCGACGGGCGATGGGCCGTGGTCGGCGATCAGTGCGGACGTGGATGGTGATGGCGATGTCGATGTGCTTGTGTCGAATCCGGCTAGCGATACGGTATCGGTTCTGAAGAACTACGGAGATGGCTGGTTTGATACGAAGGCGGATTACGCAACGGGAGATCGTCCATTGTTGTTGAACATAGCTGATTTAGATAGTGATGGCGATTCCGATATGATGGTTACCAACAGGGATAGCGATACGGCATCGGTGCTGAAGAACAACGGTGACGGCACCTTTGCTGCAAAAGTCGATTATGTGACGGGCGATGTGCCGGTTTCGGTGACGAGTGCGGACGTTGATGGCGATGGCGATGCCGATATGCTGGTGGCAAACTATGGTAGTAACACGGTGTCGGTGTTGCTGAATACCTCGATGCCAGCGGAGACCGTGGCGTTAGAGCAAACAGCGGTGCCGGTATCTCCCGGTGTGCTCATCAGTGATCCTGACGGTGATGCATCATGGGACGGCGGTACGTTGCAGGTGCAAATATGGACGTCTGCTGAAGCAGGTGATACGTTGTCATTGCCTGGTGAGAACCCCGGAGATGGCGCTATCTGGTTCAACGCAGGAGCGTTGCAGTTAATGGCAGGCGATGTACAGATCGGCACGGGCGATGCGGCATCGGTATCGAACAACGCCCTGTGGACGCTGACCTTCAACTCCAACGCGACGAATGCGTTGGTGCAGGAGGTTGCTCGTTCGATGCAGTTCACCAACAGCAGCGATGATCCGGGCACGGACGAGCGGGTCGTAAGGTTCACGGTGACCGATAATGAGGGCGCTACAGCCTTTACGGATCAGACGCTGAGGGTGGTAGCGGTCAACGATGCTCCGACCCTGACGGTGTTCAGTGATCCTGTGGCATCGACCAATGAAGATACGATGGTAGGGATCAGCGTTGGCCAGTTGCTTGCAAAGGGCAACGAGGCTGATGTTGACGGCACGGTGACAGGCTTTATGGTGAAGTCAGTCACTTCTGGTACGCTGCGCATCGGCGCGGACGCAGCAAGCGCGACAGCGTGGGATGCGGCAACGAACAACCTGATCGACGCCACGCACTCCGCTTGGTGGACACCTGAGGTCGATAATCACGGTGTGCTCGGTGCATTCACGGTGGTGGTCAAAGATAATGACGGTCTGGAATCATCAACGCCAGTGCAAGTGACTGTGGACGTGCTTAACGCCATTACGGGAACCGGGGGCAATGATAAACTTTTCGGAGAGGACGGTAACGATCTGCTGGACGGTGGAACCGGCGCTGACTGGATGGAAGGTGGTGCAGGCGATGATGTCTATGTGGTTGACAACACGAAAGATGTGGTGAAGGAGTTGGCGGGAGCCGGGACGGATACCGTACAGGCGAGCGTGACATACAAAATGCCAAGCAATATCGAAAACCTCACGCTCACTGGAGGGGAATCGATCAGTGGCAAAGGTAACGCGGGAGCCAACGTTATTACCGGAAACGACGCCGACAATCTGATGGATGGCGCTACCGGAGCCGACACGATTGACGGATGTGGCGGAAACGACACGATCAAAGGTGGCCTCGGAGTTGACCAGATGACCGGAGGTGCGGGTAACGACACGTTCATTTTCGATTATCTGGCGGTTTCGGAAAGCGGCATCATCATGACAAGCCACGACATCATAACCGATTTCGTTTCAGGCGAGGATCTACTGGATTTGTCGGCAGTTGATGCGAATGTTGCCACACCGGGAAATCAGGTGTTCGGCTCTTTGGTCATCTCTGCTACAAATCCCTTTACCGCTCCCGGTCAATTATGGTTTGACAACGCAACAGGCCTGCTGTCAGGCAATACGGACAGCAATCTCATGACAGCAGAGATAACCATCCAGTTAGTCGGTGTAACCAGCCTGGTGGTGGATGACATTGTTTTCTGA
- a CDS encoding FG-GAP-like repeat-containing protein → MVSIVFIDSRVEQKERLIAAFSDDTEYHVLSEERDGIDQIADTLSGKSGYSSIHIISHGSPGSITIGSTLLDDANLDHYADALSQIGYAFQTNADLLLYGCNVGAGDAGQAFIEHLSQLTSLDVAASNDATGGTLAGGDWELEVQAGAVEEAPVVVSESYQVLLGNQDPKISVTATISFSAKVDYATGAKPVFLTSIDIDGDSDVDVIVANQDGDTVSVLKNNGNGTFAAKVNYVTGDRPYSVTSADVDGDGDSDLLVANSNIDTVSVLKNSGNGTFAAKVNYVTGDAPQSVTSADVDGDGDADLLVANWGSNTVSVLKNKGNGTFVTKVDYATGVHPVSVTSADVDGDGDADLIVANRDNDTVSVLKNKGNGTFSAKVDYATGDYPTSVTSADVNRDGDCDLIVANGISDTISVLKNNGNGTFAAKVGYETGDLPRSVTSADVDGDGDADLLVANYNSDTVSVLKNNGNGTFSAKVDYATGDGPVSVTSADVDGDGDADMLVPNWYSDTVSVLLNTSMPAKTVALEQTAVPVSSGVLISDPDGDASWHGGSLQVQIWMSAEAGDTLSLPGENPGDGAIWFNAGALELMAGDVQIGTGDAASVSNNALWTLTFNSNATNALVQEVARSMQFTNSSDDPGTDDRTIQFTVTDNEGGTAHVDQEVRVEAVNDAPTLTGFISEAVVSADEDTMVEISFADLLAKGDEADVDGAVEGFVVKGVTSGTLKIGISAESAQAWSFSANNTIDAAHHAYWLSGSNSYGNIEAFSVVAVDDGGAESLTAIDVGVEVNPVSDLPEISIPALLSFAAKVDYATGWSPSSVTSADIDGDGDADVIVANSDSDTVSVLKNNGNGTFAAKVDYATGDDPTSVIGTDIDSDGDADVIVANFYSDTVSVLLNNGNGTFAAKVDYTTGDAPLRLISADVDGDGYADMIVVNEGSGTVSVLKNNRNGTFAAKVDYTTGDLPVSVTSADVDGDGMPTCLCQTMGATRYRC, encoded by the coding sequence ATGGTTAGCATCGTTTTCATCGACAGCCGCGTCGAGCAGAAGGAGCGCCTGATTGCGGCGTTCTCAGACGACACGGAGTACCATGTGCTCAGTGAAGAGCGCGACGGCATCGACCAGATCGCCGACACGCTTTCCGGCAAAAGCGGCTACTCTTCCATCCACATCATTTCCCACGGTTCGCCGGGCAGCATCACCATCGGCAGCACACTGCTCGACGACGCGAATCTCGACCACTACGCAGACGCCCTGTCGCAGATTGGCTACGCATTTCAGACCAACGCCGACCTGCTGCTCTACGGATGCAATGTCGGCGCGGGTGACGCCGGGCAAGCGTTCATCGAGCACCTCTCGCAACTGACCAGCCTCGACGTCGCCGCCTCGAACGACGCAACCGGCGGTACGCTGGCTGGCGGCGACTGGGAGCTGGAGGTGCAGGCGGGGGCGGTGGAAGAAGCGCCGGTGGTCGTCTCTGAGAGTTACCAGGTGCTGCTGGGAAACCAAGACCCAAAGATTTCTGTAACGGCGACAATTTCTTTTTCTGCGAAGGTCGATTATGCAACAGGTGCGAAGCCAGTGTTTTTAACAAGCATTGATATTGATGGCGATAGCGATGTTGATGTGATTGTCGCAAACCAAGATGGCGATACGGTATCGGTGCTGAAAAACAACGGCAACGGCACCTTTGCGGCGAAGGTCAATTATGTAACGGGCGATAGGCCGTATTCAGTGACCAGTGCGGACGTGGATGGGGATGGAGATTCCGACCTGCTTGTGGCCAACTCGAATATCGATACAGTTTCAGTGCTGAAGAACAGTGGTAACGGTACCTTTGCGGCGAAGGTCAATTATGTAACGGGAGACGCTCCGCAGTCTGTGACCAGCGCTGACGTGGATGGCGATGGCGATGCCGATCTGCTTGTTGCAAACTGGGGTAGCAATACAGTTTCGGTGCTGAAAAACAAAGGGAATGGCACCTTTGTGACGAAAGTCGATTATGCAACAGGCGTTCACCCTGTTTCGGTGACCAGCGCGGATGTGGATGGCGATGGCGATGCCGATCTGATTGTTGCCAATCGGGATAACGATACAGTCTCGGTGCTGAAGAACAAAGGGAACGGTACCTTTTCCGCGAAGGTCGATTATGCAACGGGCGATTATCCAACTTCTGTGACCAGCGCGGATGTTAATAGAGATGGTGATTGCGACCTGATTGTTGCGAATGGGATTAGCGATACAATCTCGGTGCTGAAGAACAATGGTAACGGTACCTTTGCGGCGAAGGTCGGTTATGAGACGGGAGATTTGCCGAGGTCGGTAACCAGCGCGGATGTGGATGGCGATGGCGATGCCGATCTGCTTGTTGCAAACTATAATAGCGATACCGTATCGGTACTGAAGAACAACGGGAACGGCACCTTTTCCGCGAAGGTCGATTATGCGACAGGTGATGGGCCAGTTTCGGTGACGAGTGCGGACGTTGATGGCGATGGCGATGCCGATATGCTGGTGCCAAACTGGTATAGCGATACGGTGTCGGTGCTGCTGAATACCTCAATGCCAGCGAAGACTGTTGCGTTAGAACAAACCGCGGTGCCGGTATCTTCCGGCGTACTCATCAGTGATCCTGACGGTGATGCATCATGGCATGGTGGATCGCTTCAGGTGCAAATATGGATGTCTGCTGAAGCAGGTGATACGTTGTCATTGCCTGGCGAGAACCCCGGAGATGGCGCTATCTGGTTCAACGCCGGAGCGTTGGAGTTAATGGCAGGCGATGTACAGATCGGCACGGGCGATGCGGCATCGGTATCGAACAACGCCCTGTGGACGCTGACCTTCAACTCCAACGCGACGAATGCGTTGGTGCAGGAGGTTGCTCGTTCGATGCAGTTCACCAACAGCAGCGATGATCCGGGCACGGACGATCGAACCATACAGTTCACGGTGACTGACAATGAGGGGGGAACGGCGCATGTGGATCAGGAGGTGAGAGTGGAAGCGGTAAACGATGCGCCAACCCTGACGGGATTCATCAGTGAGGCTGTCGTATCCGCTGATGAAGATACTATGGTAGAAATCAGTTTTGCCGATCTGCTTGCAAAGGGAGATGAAGCTGACGTTGATGGCGCGGTGGAAGGGTTTGTGGTCAAGGGCGTGACCAGCGGAACATTGAAGATTGGTATATCTGCAGAAAGCGCTCAAGCATGGAGCTTCTCGGCGAACAATACAATCGATGCAGCACACCATGCGTACTGGTTGTCTGGTTCAAATTCCTATGGCAACATCGAAGCCTTTTCTGTGGTTGCCGTGGATGATGGTGGAGCAGAGTCGCTGACTGCGATTGATGTTGGGGTTGAAGTGAATCCTGTCAGTGATTTGCCGGAAATTTCAATACCGGCCCTACTCTCTTTTGCCGCGAAGGTCGATTATGCGACGGGTTGGTCGCCGTCTTCGGTGACAAGCGCGGATATTGATGGAGATGGCGATGCTGACGTGATTGTGGCAAACTCCGATAGCGATACGGTGTCGGTGCTGAAAAACAACGGTAATGGTACATTTGCTGCAAAGGTCGATTATGCGACGGGCGATGATCCAACTTCTGTGATAGGTACGGACATCGACAGCGATGGCGATGCTGACGTGATTGTGGCAAACTTCTATAGCGATACGGTCTCGGTGCTGCTGAACAACGGGAATGGCACCTTTGCCGCTAAGGTGGATTATACAACGGGCGATGCGCCGCTAAGGTTGATCAGCGCGGACGTGGATGGCGATGGTTATGCCGATATGATCGTTGTTAACGAGGGCAGTGGTACAGTGTCAGTTCTGAAGAATAACAGGAATGGCACCTTTGCCGCTAAGGTGGATTATACAACGGGCGATTTACCGGTTTCGGTTACAAGTGCGGACGTTGATGGCGATGGGATGCCGACCTGCTTGTGTCAAACTATGGGAGCGACACGGTATCGGTGCTGA
- a CDS encoding choice-of-anchor I family protein, whose product MVINPNPLLNASVDGPGNVVTLYFSDKLDTSSVPALDQFAVFSDGIEQVITAIQLVNNQVILTLAASLDSLLPVTVSYTSSSDTLQNINGDDVASFEDAEVDNQLSLTASESESFTFASTITMDYGAEISAFDPSSQRLFVTSPEGGLQILGIDDQLQMTKFATIELGSNMVNSVAVKNGIVAVAVADADKTQPGKVYFLDAGATILDASMILGSVEVGANPDMLTFTPDGSKVLVANEGEMASESSDPEGSVSIIDLSEVLAGKATEPTVTTAGFTAFNSQLDALKEAGVRLFAGEDGFESTTVAQDLEPEYISISPDGTTAFVTLQENNAIAILDIASGTFTGIVPLGLKSFSSLPFDGSDKDGIDLQTGQPVYGKYMPDAIASFTGSDGKTYYVIANEGDDRDDFLATPETARVKDLVLDSTVFPDAATLQGNNELGRLTVSNASGNNGDTDGDGDIDQLLAYGARSFSILDSEGNIVFDSASHIEQFVAQYGLYTGAAGAGLFDDGRSDNKGPEPEGITVGVVDGKTLAFVTLERGGGGVMVYDVTNPEEVSFVQYLAHSGDVSPEGVLFISAADSPTGHELLIVSNEVSNTVTIFQENHAPELVDGYSDVTVMEDQAFDRVLVVENMFSDADEDDTLTYTVTLANGDPLPTWLTVSETEQNLDEMLDYFKSGGQWPATDSASAGTAIATGVKTVDGNIAWERTDSAGGEIETIAETLRGELGYAIGVASTVPFSHATPATFVSHDVSRNNYWDIAHEILFETQPEVVIGGGMENSNFAKAVKSAGNVDRDLDDNGYNDDYDAFVNDTDGTEYVFVKREEGEDGGDTLAAAAATVDLSAGEKLFGLYGTSGGNFEYYNVYDTPGIATITRSTTDATPTVDEDPTLAEVTNVSLSVLNQDADGFFIMIEQGDIDWRNHANDYENMIGGVYDLEMAVTAAENYVASGVNGIDWSNTLVIVTSDHSNSYLRAQEELGMGDLPEQNGKSYPDGEVTYASGGHTNELVTVSARGAGATYFGELAGQIYDGTEIIDNTQIYEAMMKAATEAGAEHIILFIGDGMNVEHEIAGSRYLYGEDFGLTWHDWGTLEDGWSGYASTWDVTAYNKYASMAGVDSYSETTFDPLIGYDPAKGGVTPYPVEMPESFTLSGTPGNDEVGSIEIKVTATDKSGVSVSDTFTLTVENTNDAPMVANAIADQGATEDAAFSFTVPSNTFNDVDAGDTLSYTATLADGSVLPGWLSFNAGTRTFSGTPDNDEVGSIEIKVTATDESGVSVSDTFTLTVENTNDAPEVGRAIENVTVLEDGKLNYHVLSNSFTDVDAGDTFTYTATLANGDPLPDWLNFDASSHNLETMEKYFLAGGSAKKATDSASAGTAIATGVKTVDGNIAWERTDSAGGEIETIAETLRGELGYAIGVASTVPFSHATPATFVSHDVSRNNYWDIAHEILFETQPEVVIGGGMENSNFAKAVKSAGNVDRDLDDNGYNDDYDAFVNDTDGTEYVFVKREEGEDGGDTLAAAAATVDLSAGEKLFGLYGTSGGNFEYYNVYDTPGIATITRSTTDATPTVDEDPTLAEVTNVSLSVLNQDADGFFIMIEQGDIDWRNHANDYENMIGGVYDLEMAVTAAENYVASGVNGIDWSNTLVIVTSDHSNSYLRAQEELGMGDLPEQNGKSYPDGEVTYASGGHTNELVTVSARGAGATYFGELAGQIYDGTEIIDNTQIYEAMMKAATEAGAEHIILFIGDGMNVEHEIAGSRYLYGEDFGLTWHDWGTLEDGWSGYASTWDVTAYNTYAGLNGVDDYVDFDSANKVIGYDPAQGGETPYPVAMTFSGTPGHEDVGSIEIKVTATDKSGVSVSDTFTLTVVDDVAPTVTASNPADEAAAVDVNGTITFEFSEEIELLDETGVVLHAGSVDGTVVDADVSVTGSTLMVDPTGALVNGTEYYLTFDGDAVCDLAGNYYDDDESDVFHFTTLEAAVAATGGSSDGLGAGEMLAGVAGIGLLAFLIF is encoded by the coding sequence ATGGTAATCAATCCCAACCCGTTGCTCAATGCCAGCGTGGACGGTCCCGGCAACGTCGTGACCCTCTATTTTTCGGACAAGCTCGATACGTCGAGTGTTCCGGCGCTTGACCAGTTTGCCGTTTTCAGCGATGGCATCGAACAGGTAATCACCGCCATCCAGCTGGTGAATAACCAGGTCATTCTGACCCTGGCCGCATCACTCGACAGCCTGCTGCCGGTCACGGTCTCCTATACCTCCTCTTCCGATACTCTCCAGAACATCAACGGTGACGACGTCGCCTCCTTCGAGGATGCCGAGGTCGACAATCAGCTTTCGCTGACGGCTTCCGAGAGCGAGTCGTTCACGTTTGCTTCGACCATTACAATGGATTACGGCGCGGAAATTTCCGCATTCGATCCTTCGAGCCAGCGCCTGTTCGTGACCTCTCCGGAGGGTGGCTTGCAGATTCTCGGAATCGACGATCAGTTGCAGATGACCAAATTCGCAACCATCGAGCTCGGGAGCAATATGGTCAACAGCGTGGCCGTCAAGAATGGTATCGTGGCTGTCGCGGTTGCCGATGCTGACAAAACCCAGCCGGGCAAGGTCTATTTCCTTGATGCAGGTGCGACGATTCTTGATGCTTCGATGATTCTTGGCAGCGTCGAGGTCGGCGCCAATCCCGACATGCTGACCTTCACGCCCGACGGCAGCAAGGTGCTGGTGGCCAACGAGGGTGAAATGGCAAGCGAATCCAGCGATCCCGAAGGTTCGGTGAGCATCATCGATCTCAGCGAGGTTCTTGCCGGTAAGGCTACCGAGCCGACCGTCACCACCGCCGGCTTCACCGCGTTCAACTCGCAGCTCGACGCGCTCAAGGAGGCTGGCGTCAGGCTCTTTGCCGGTGAGGATGGTTTTGAAAGCACGACAGTCGCCCAGGACCTCGAACCGGAATACATCAGTATCTCTCCCGATGGCACGACGGCGTTCGTGACGCTTCAGGAGAACAATGCTATCGCGATTCTCGATATCGCTTCCGGTACGTTTACCGGTATTGTTCCCCTTGGTCTGAAGAGCTTCTCCAGCCTTCCGTTTGACGGCAGCGACAAGGACGGGATCGATCTCCAGACAGGCCAGCCGGTCTATGGTAAGTACATGCCGGATGCCATCGCTTCCTTCACCGGCTCCGACGGCAAGACCTACTACGTGATCGCCAATGAGGGCGATGATCGCGACGATTTTCTCGCCACACCGGAGACCGCGCGCGTCAAAGACCTCGTGCTCGATTCGACGGTGTTTCCAGATGCGGCGACGCTTCAGGGCAATAACGAGCTGGGACGTCTCACAGTCTCAAATGCGTCTGGTAACAACGGCGACACCGATGGCGATGGCGACATCGATCAGCTTCTTGCCTACGGTGCTCGCTCTTTCAGCATTCTTGACTCGGAGGGCAATATTGTTTTCGACAGCGCCTCGCATATCGAGCAGTTCGTCGCCCAATATGGTCTGTACACCGGTGCCGCCGGAGCCGGGCTTTTTGATGATGGCCGTTCCGACAACAAGGGCCCGGAGCCTGAGGGCATTACCGTCGGAGTCGTGGATGGCAAAACCCTCGCCTTCGTGACGCTCGAACGGGGTGGCGGTGGCGTGATGGTCTATGATGTGACCAATCCGGAAGAGGTCAGCTTTGTGCAGTACCTCGCCCATTCCGGTGATGTGAGTCCGGAAGGGGTACTGTTCATTTCGGCTGCTGACAGCCCGACCGGCCATGAACTGCTGATCGTCAGCAACGAGGTCTCCAACACGGTCACCATCTTTCAGGAAAATCATGCACCTGAGCTCGTTGACGGATACAGTGATGTGACCGTCATGGAGGATCAGGCATTCGACAGGGTGCTGGTGGTTGAAAACATGTTCAGTGATGCCGATGAGGACGATACGCTGACCTACACGGTGACGCTGGCCAACGGTGATCCACTGCCGACGTGGCTGACAGTGAGTGAGACGGAGCAAAACCTGGACGAAATGCTGGATTACTTCAAGTCCGGGGGACAGTGGCCTGCGACGGACTCGGCATCTGCCGGAACGGCAATTGCCACGGGAGTGAAGACAGTGGATGGCAACATCGCCTGGGAGCGTACCGACAGCGCTGGAGGCGAGATCGAGACCATCGCTGAAACGTTGCGGGGCGAGCTTGGCTACGCGATCGGTGTCGCCAGCACGGTGCCGTTCTCGCACGCCACTCCGGCGACCTTCGTGAGCCACGATGTGAGCCGCAACAACTACTGGGACATCGCGCACGAGATTCTGTTCGAGACGCAGCCGGAGGTGGTGATTGGTGGTGGCATGGAGAACAGCAACTTTGCCAAAGCGGTCAAATCGGCAGGTAACGTTGACCGTGACCTCGATGACAACGGCTACAACGATGATTACGATGCGTTTGTCAACGATACCGACGGTACGGAGTATGTGTTCGTCAAACGCGAAGAGGGCGAGGACGGCGGAGATACGCTGGCAGCGGCTGCGGCGACGGTCGATCTCTCTGCGGGCGAGAAGCTTTTCGGCCTTTATGGTACCTCAGGCGGCAACTTTGAATACTACAATGTGTATGACACTCCGGGCATTGCAACCATCACGCGCAGCACGACCGACGCGACGCCGACGGTTGACGAAGACCCGACGCTGGCCGAGGTGACGAACGTCTCGTTGTCGGTGCTTAACCAGGATGCGGATGGCTTCTTCATCATGATCGAGCAGGGCGACATCGACTGGAGAAACCACGCCAACGACTACGAAAACATGATTGGCGGCGTCTATGATCTCGAAATGGCGGTCACCGCAGCCGAGAACTATGTGGCTTCGGGAGTCAACGGCATCGACTGGTCGAACACGCTGGTGATCGTCACGAGCGACCACTCGAACAGCTACCTGCGAGCACAGGAAGAGCTGGGCATGGGTGACCTTCCGGAGCAGAACGGAAAGAGCTATCCTGATGGTGAGGTTACCTATGCTTCGGGTGGTCACACCAACGAGCTGGTTACGGTCTCGGCACGCGGCGCGGGTGCCACGTATTTTGGCGAGCTTGCCGGTCAGATTTACGATGGTACGGAGATCATCGACAACACGCAGATTTACGAGGCGATGATGAAAGCCGCCACGGAGGCCGGAGCGGAGCATATCATCCTCTTCATCGGCGACGGCATGAACGTGGAACACGAAATCGCCGGAAGTCGCTATCTGTACGGGGAGGATTTCGGCCTGACGTGGCATGACTGGGGTACGCTGGAGGATGGCTGGTCTGGCTATGCGAGCACCTGGGACGTGACGGCGTACAACAAGTACGCGAGCATGGCCGGGGTGGATTCCTACAGCGAGACCACCTTCGATCCGCTGATCGGCTACGATCCGGCAAAGGGCGGCGTGACGCCGTACCCTGTAGAGATGCCCGAATCGTTTACGCTGAGTGGCACACCGGGCAACGATGAGGTCGGTTCCATTGAGATCAAGGTGACCGCTACCGACAAGAGTGGCGTCAGCGTCAGCGATACGTTCACGCTGACGGTGGAGAACACCAACGATGCGCCGATGGTGGCCAACGCGATAGCCGATCAGGGCGCAACCGAAGACGCAGCCTTCAGCTTCACAGTTCCATCAAATACCTTCAATGATGTGGATGCGGGCGACACGTTGAGCTACACGGCAACGCTGGCCGATGGCAGTGTGCTGCCCGGCTGGCTGAGCTTCAATGCCGGAACACGAACCTTCAGCGGCACACCGGACAACGATGAGGTGGGCTCCATCGAGATCAAAGTGACGGCCACCGACGAGAGTGGCGTCAGCGTCAGCGATACGTTCACGCTGACGGTGGAGAACACTAACGATGCGCCGGAAGTTGGCAGGGCCATCGAGAATGTGACCGTGCTGGAAGATGGCAAGCTCAACTACCATGTACTCTCAAACAGCTTCACGGATGTGGATGCAGGCGACACGTTCACCTACACCGCGACCCTGGCCAACGGCGATCCACTGCCAGATTGGCTGAACTTCGATGCATCGAGCCACAATCTGGAGACGATGGAGAAGTACTTCCTGGCTGGCGGTTCGGCGAAGAAAGCCACGGACTCGGCATCTGCCGGAACGGCAATTGCCACGGGAGTGAAGACAGTGGATGGCAACATCGCCTGGGAGCGTACCGACAGCGCTGGAGGCGAGATCGAGACCATCGCTGAAACGTTGCGGGGCGAGCTTGGCTACGCGATCGGTGTCGCCAGCACGGTGCCGTTCTCGCACGCCACTCCGGCGACCTTCGTGAGCCACGATGTGAGCCGCAACAACTACTGGGACATCGCGCACGAGATTCTGTTCGAGACGCAGCCGGAGGTGGTGATTGGTGGTGGCATGGAGAACAGCAACTTTGCCAAAGCGGTCAAATCGGCAGGTAACGTTGACCGTGACCTCGATGACAACGGCTACAACGATGATTACGATGCGTTTGTCAACGATACCGACGGTACGGAGTATGTGTTCGTCAAACGCGAAGAGGGCGAGGACGGCGGAGATACGCTGGCAGCGGCTGCGGCGACGGTCGATCTCTCTGCGGGCGAGAAGCTTTTCGGCCTTTATGGTACCTCAGGCGGCAACTTTGAATACTACAATGTGTATGACACTCCGGGCATTGCAACCATCACGCGCAGCACGACCGACGCGACGCCGACGGTTGACGAAGACCCGACGCTGGCCGAGGTGACGAACGTCTCGTTGTCGGTGCTTAACCAGGATGCGGATGGCTTCTTCATCATGATCGAGCAGGGCGACATCGACTGGAGAAACCACGCCAACGACTACGAAAACATGATTGGCGGCGTCTATGATCTCGAAATGGCGGTCACCGCAGCCGAGAACTATGTGGCTTCGGGAGTCAACGGCATCGACTGGTCGAACACGCTGGTGATCGTCACGAGCGACCACTCGAACAGCTACCTGCGAGCACAGGAAGAGCTGGGCATGGGTGACCTTCCGGAGCAGAACGGAAAGAGCTATCCTGATGGTGAGGTTACCTATGCTTCGGGTGGTCACACCAACGAGCTGGTTACGGTCTCGGCACGCGGCGCGGGTGCCACGTATTTTGGCGAGCTTGCCGGTCAGATTTACGATGGTACGGAGATCATCGACAACACGCAGATTTACGAGGCGATGATGAAAGCCGCCACGGAGGCCGGAGCGGAGCATATCATCCTCTTCATCGGCGACGGCATGAACGTGGAACACGAAATCGCCGGAAGTCGCTATCTGTACGGGGAGGATTTCGGCCTGACGTGGCATGACTGGGGTACGCTGGAGGATGGCTGGTCTGGCTATGCGAGCACCTGGGACGTGACGGCGTACAACACCTATGCAGGGCTGAACGGAGTCGATGACTACGTTGATTTCGATAGCGCCAATAAGGTGATTGGCTACGACCCTGCGCAGGGCGGCGAGACCCCCTATCCGGTCGCGATGACCTTCAGCGGCACGCCGGGCCACGAAGATGTCGGCTCCATCGAGATCAAGGTAACCGCCACCGACAAGAGTGGCGTCAGCGTCAGCGATACGTTCACGCTGACGGTGGTGGATGATGTTGCACCGACGGTTACCGCCTCCAATCCTGCGGACGAAGCGGCAGCGGTGGACGTCAACGGCACCATCACTTTCGAATTCAGCGAAGAGATCGAGCTCCTCGATGAGACCGGTGTGGTGCTGCATGCCGGCTCGGTGGATGGCACCGTGGTGGATGCTGACGTTTCAGTCACCGGCTCGACGCTGATGGTCGATCCGACGGGCGCGCTGGTCAACGGCACCGAGTACTACCTGACCTTCGATGGCGATGCAGTCTGTGACCTCGCTGGCAATTACTACGATGACGATGAGTCTGATGTTTTCCACTTCACGACGCTCGAAGCAGCTGTTGCGGCCACTGGAGGTTCTTCGGATGGCCTTGGCGCTGGTGAAATGCTGGCTGGCGTGGCCGGAATCGGCCTTCTCGCCTTCCTGATTTTCTGA